In Spirosoma aureum, a single genomic region encodes these proteins:
- a CDS encoding metal-dependent transcriptional regulator — protein MQSFTEENYLKTIYYLATRQEGEVSTNALAEMTATKAASVTDMLRKLADKQLIHYKKYQGVRLTDEGERLALQIIRRHRLWEVFLVEKLGFGWDKVHEIAEELEHIRSDELVSRLDTYLGCPQFDPHGDPIPTPAGQMPQTGYRKLSDVLTGQDVRLMAVLEHSTEFLQHLDHSQLTLGCTVTVTEINSFDKSILLQIASGKILFVSHEVAKNLLVS, from the coding sequence ATGCAGTCATTCACGGAAGAAAATTATTTAAAGACGATTTATTACCTCGCCACTCGTCAGGAAGGTGAAGTAAGCACGAATGCGCTCGCTGAAATGACGGCGACTAAAGCGGCTTCGGTAACGGATATGCTGCGTAAACTGGCCGACAAGCAACTCATCCATTACAAAAAATACCAGGGTGTCAGGCTAACTGATGAAGGTGAACGACTGGCCCTCCAGATTATCCGACGCCATCGGCTCTGGGAGGTTTTTCTGGTCGAAAAGCTGGGGTTTGGCTGGGATAAAGTGCATGAAATTGCCGAAGAGCTGGAGCATATTCGTTCAGACGAGCTGGTAAGTCGTTTAGATACGTATTTAGGCTGTCCACAGTTTGATCCGCATGGCGATCCGATTCCTACACCTGCCGGGCAGATGCCCCAAACTGGCTATCGTAAACTTTCTGACGTATTAACCGGCCAGGATGTTCGGCTGATGGCTGTACTGGAACACTCGACTGAGTTTCTGCAACACCTTGACCACTCGCAGTTAACATTGGGATGTACAGTGACTGTTACGGAAATCAATTCGTTCGACAAATCGATCCTGTTGCAGATTGCAAGCGGCAAAATCCTTTTTGTGAGCCACGAAGTTGCCAAAAATTTATTAGTGAGTTAA
- a CDS encoding glycosyltransferase family protein, giving the protein MSIVYIKTAVSVTLALLLIGLLWQRSTLTALLQRAGTWVLDVCWIALRLVPFLATYIVMGYQPQSDVATFYYPIGMSALEGGIPYRDVYSCYSPLFGYWLAPFLSLWSDMRMVVLAMMVVEGLAVRLTFRHYQIQETMGQRLFRGVFYYFLPLPFVMCVFSGQEDVILWLFALLAIPLMQSRPFLAGLVLGLGMLATKAVFILLLIPVWLLTLRNAKFAAWFTAGLVTVGLPVALFIFWKAGLLFLDQQSHEGDYLKAPNWRSILNPFLSDGLRSAVGIWKWGGLILTLLIMLQGVWRIHKTRSNWRYQDYLPFIYILTYSAMSVLQQNAISNYAYLFMLPLVFTITDFRRLWFCVGLIGFNILAAIHPSLWWRLGMPYYDRLSALAKPTAALEYSIEILIFIGFIYYAIQAMNALRRPKPVAQAEPYAV; this is encoded by the coding sequence ATGAGTATTGTCTATATTAAAACGGCGGTTTCTGTTACTCTGGCGCTTTTGCTGATTGGACTATTGTGGCAACGCAGTACGCTGACAGCCCTGCTGCAACGAGCAGGAACGTGGGTTCTTGATGTCTGCTGGATCGCCCTGCGACTGGTTCCGTTTCTGGCTACCTACATTGTTATGGGCTACCAGCCCCAGTCAGATGTGGCCACATTTTACTATCCGATCGGCATGTCGGCCCTGGAGGGAGGCATTCCCTACCGGGATGTATATAGCTGTTATTCGCCCCTGTTTGGTTATTGGCTGGCTCCGTTCCTCAGCCTCTGGAGCGACATGCGCATGGTTGTACTGGCGATGATGGTTGTTGAGGGTTTAGCTGTGCGGCTAACGTTCCGCCACTATCAGATTCAGGAAACAATGGGACAACGCCTGTTTCGCGGAGTATTCTATTATTTTCTGCCGTTGCCTTTCGTAATGTGCGTATTTAGCGGGCAGGAAGATGTCATTCTCTGGTTATTTGCGTTGCTGGCTATACCGCTCATGCAATCAAGACCCTTCCTGGCCGGACTTGTACTAGGCTTGGGTATGCTCGCGACCAAAGCCGTATTTATTCTGTTGCTGATTCCGGTTTGGTTGTTAACCCTTCGGAATGCAAAGTTCGCGGCCTGGTTCACGGCTGGCCTGGTGACTGTTGGGTTGCCGGTTGCCCTATTTATTTTCTGGAAAGCGGGTTTGTTGTTTCTGGATCAGCAATCGCACGAAGGCGACTACCTGAAAGCACCCAACTGGCGATCGATATTAAATCCATTTTTGAGTGATGGTTTGCGGTCGGCGGTTGGTATCTGGAAATGGGGAGGGCTGATCCTGACTTTATTGATCATGTTACAGGGCGTATGGCGCATTCACAAGACCCGCAGTAACTGGCGCTATCAGGATTACCTGCCTTTTATCTACATCCTGACCTATAGCGCCATGAGCGTACTGCAACAGAATGCGATCAGTAATTACGCCTATCTGTTTATGCTGCCATTGGTGTTTACGATCACCGACTTTCGACGGCTGTGGTTTTGTGTAGGGCTGATTGGCTTTAACATTCTGGCTGCCATTCATCCGTCGTTATGGTGGCGGCTTGGGATGCCCTATTATGATCGGCTCTCGGCCCTCGCCAAGCCAACGGCGGCTCTGGAATATTCTATTGAAATTCTGATATTCATTGGTTTTATCTATTACGCCATTCAGGCAATGAACGCGCTGCGCCGACCCAAACCGGTTGCGCAGGCAGAACCATATGCTGTTTAA
- a CDS encoding MBOAT family O-acyltransferase: protein MLFNSLQFLLFFIVVTLTYFGLKWQGRWMLLLVASCYFYMVFRPAYILILFATIVIDYIAGIWIEKTPGKARKWLLIVSLVTNIGILAFFKYLGFFTENITWLFEQLHMPEVADRVFSIGNRLFVKVLRLFGETGVSSFKENMSILPVGLSFHTFQAMSYTIEVYRGNHKAERHFGIYALYVMFYPQLVAGPIERPQNVLWQFHKQFPFDAENVKAGLMQMAFGFFKKVVIADRLAMLVDYAYGNPSSHNGLTLLAATFFYTIQIYCDFSGYSDIAIGAARVMGFTLMENFRTPYIAQSISEFWRRWHISLSTWFRDYLYIPLGGNRKGEFRQYLNMLIVFLASGLWHGPNWTYVIWGGLNGFYQVLAVLLDKLLARLGFSSTPPRMVTSPANDTQTNRSPVRVVINVLTTFVLIMLTWVFFRARSVGDAFVILSRIATLSPSDPIDSPMNATEMWFSMALIVFLLIKEYFYLYIPTRNTFRFAVLFVLITFVTYLFGVFSSNQFIYFQF, encoded by the coding sequence ATGCTGTTTAACTCACTTCAGTTCTTACTATTTTTCATTGTTGTTACGCTCACCTACTTTGGTCTGAAGTGGCAGGGGCGTTGGATGTTGTTGCTGGTAGCCAGTTGCTACTTCTACATGGTCTTCCGGCCAGCCTACATCCTGATTCTGTTTGCAACCATTGTTATCGATTACATCGCAGGTATCTGGATCGAAAAAACGCCCGGAAAAGCCCGGAAGTGGTTGCTGATCGTATCGCTGGTGACCAATATCGGGATTCTTGCCTTCTTCAAATACCTCGGTTTTTTCACCGAGAATATAACATGGCTGTTTGAGCAGTTGCATATGCCGGAAGTTGCTGACCGGGTCTTTAGCATTGGCAATCGCCTGTTCGTTAAGGTGCTGCGGTTGTTTGGCGAAACCGGGGTTTCATCATTCAAAGAAAACATGAGTATTCTGCCCGTTGGCCTCTCATTCCACACGTTTCAGGCCATGAGCTACACCATTGAAGTGTATCGGGGCAATCATAAAGCGGAACGACATTTCGGGATCTATGCGCTTTATGTCATGTTCTACCCGCAGTTGGTAGCGGGCCCGATTGAACGGCCCCAAAATGTGCTGTGGCAGTTTCATAAGCAGTTTCCCTTCGATGCCGAGAATGTAAAGGCAGGGCTAATGCAAATGGCATTCGGCTTCTTCAAGAAAGTTGTCATTGCTGATCGGCTGGCCATGCTCGTCGATTATGCTTATGGCAATCCGTCTTCCCACAACGGTCTGACGCTGCTGGCGGCCACATTTTTCTATACCATCCAGATTTACTGCGATTTTTCGGGCTACTCGGATATAGCCATCGGCGCTGCGCGTGTCATGGGCTTTACGCTCATGGAAAACTTCCGTACTCCTTATATTGCCCAATCGATTTCAGAATTCTGGCGACGCTGGCACATTTCGCTGTCAACCTGGTTCCGGGATTATCTGTACATACCACTCGGTGGTAACCGCAAGGGCGAATTCCGGCAGTACCTGAACATGCTGATCGTTTTTCTGGCCAGCGGTCTCTGGCACGGCCCCAACTGGACCTACGTCATCTGGGGTGGTTTGAATGGCTTCTATCAGGTTCTGGCCGTTCTGCTCGATAAGTTACTGGCTCGCCTGGGGTTCAGCTCGACCCCACCGCGCATGGTCACCTCCCCTGCCAACGATACTCAAACTAATCGATCACCCGTACGGGTAGTGATCAATGTGCTCACTACATTCGTTCTGATCATGCTTACCTGGGTCTTTTTCCGGGCCAGGAGCGTTGGGGATGCCTTTGTCATTTTAAGTCGCATTGCCACACTATCGCCCAGCGACCCCATTGACAGCCCAATGAATGCCACCGAGATGTGGTTCAGCATGGCCCTGATCGTATTTCTCCTGATAAAGGAATATTTCTACCTCTACATTCCAACACGCAACACTTTTCGGTTTGCGGTATTGTTCGTCTTGATTACGTTCGTGACTTATCTGTTTGGTGTCTTCTCGTCCAACCAGTTTATCTATTTCCAGTTCTGA
- a CDS encoding DMT family transporter encodes MSQKPALSDYFQLHFIVVIWGFTAILGKLLEPLDSSAVVLFRTLLAVIGLGVVLAVRGLNLHVSPTDRWRLLATGGIIGLHWVLFFAAARLANVSVCLAGMATSSLWASLLEPLILRRRVQLIEVILGAVVMAGLYLIFQFEFDKVAGLIVAMLSAMLSSLFTIINSRFTQRYDALVISFYEMAGALVAAFALWLIVRNTDTMAVDRVIQYIPETPLQWLWLLVLSLVCTVYAYTVGVSLLRKFSPYMAVLTVNLEPVYGILLAVLIFGNSERMTAGFYLGTLVILAAVVAYPLWTNRPRKVKPQLPTPL; translated from the coding sequence ATGTCGCAAAAGCCTGCTCTTTCTGATTATTTTCAGCTCCACTTCATTGTTGTCATCTGGGGGTTTACGGCCATTCTGGGTAAACTCCTGGAGCCGCTCGATTCGTCGGCAGTAGTCCTGTTTCGAACCCTTCTGGCAGTAATCGGACTTGGTGTGGTGCTGGCTGTTCGCGGGCTGAATCTGCATGTTTCGCCCACCGACCGATGGCGGCTTCTGGCCACTGGCGGAATTATTGGGTTACACTGGGTTTTATTTTTTGCAGCTGCCCGACTGGCTAATGTATCGGTTTGTCTGGCGGGCATGGCAACCAGTTCACTCTGGGCCAGTTTGCTCGAACCCTTGATCCTACGCCGACGGGTGCAATTGATTGAGGTTATTCTGGGAGCGGTCGTCATGGCGGGTCTGTATCTGATTTTTCAGTTTGAATTCGACAAGGTGGCTGGCCTGATTGTTGCCATGCTTTCAGCCATGCTTTCTTCATTGTTTACGATCATCAACAGTCGATTTACGCAACGGTATGATGCGTTGGTTATTTCGTTTTACGAAATGGCCGGAGCACTGGTTGCTGCCTTTGCATTATGGCTGATAGTGCGAAATACGGATACGATGGCCGTGGATCGGGTTATTCAATATATACCCGAAACACCCCTGCAATGGCTCTGGTTACTGGTGCTGTCATTGGTCTGCACCGTCTATGCGTACACAGTTGGGGTGAGCCTGTTACGAAAATTTTCACCCTACATGGCTGTATTAACCGTAAATTTGGAGCCAGTTTATGGAATTTTACTCGCTGTGTTAATTTTTGGAAACTCCGAACGAATGACAGCTGGCTTCTACCTGGGTACGCTGGTCATTCTGGCCGCTGTGGTCGCATACCCTCTCTGGACCAATAGACCCAGGAAAGTTAAACCACAACTGCCTACACCGCTTTAA
- a CDS encoding DUF6056 family protein produces the protein MTTSSPSARSVTIVLLLIAFAVSLPLIVLSFYNHPSPTDDYCFANTSMRYGFWESQQIYYDGWSGRFFHNFLVHGSPLTFGWYDGYKIYPVVLLGLLALSFYAFASQWLYRSFTFSTKLALACGLFVGFVTTLVSLSEYLYWYAGMACYSLSSVLLLFLLSVLIAHQRRGFGWQPGYLLLESLLIICIIGSSETSMVMAMSVLGMIALGDLVLRRRLSIPTLILLAVGVLSCYYLISAPGNAVRMGSNPNSRDIPLTLLSSLKFAVGYIARQIFLTPLLPLSLLYFPIASQLTANRPLPTYLRIHPLLALLHGLLTVLALISLHFYAVGIAPAYRLVNLINLVFWLSWGYNLTIWVAILQDRIQPVTWQRFSRLIVVVSLGWIVLATGFGPVLPMAYGDWLSGRAARYNQAMQERYNQMTQSTDDTALVTPLPVYPASMFMEDVKEDPKHLWNRCWADYYHKKTIVLKEEPISSTH, from the coding sequence ATGACTACTTCTTCGCCATCAGCGCGTTCTGTTACTATTGTACTTCTTCTTATTGCGTTTGCCGTTTCATTACCGCTAATCGTATTATCATTCTACAATCATCCTTCGCCCACCGACGATTATTGCTTTGCCAATACGTCGATGCGGTATGGATTCTGGGAATCTCAGCAGATCTATTATGATGGGTGGAGCGGCCGCTTTTTTCACAATTTCCTTGTTCACGGAAGCCCGCTGACCTTCGGCTGGTACGATGGCTATAAGATTTATCCGGTTGTATTGCTCGGATTGCTTGCCCTCAGTTTCTACGCGTTTGCCAGCCAATGGCTGTATCGCTCCTTTACGTTCAGCACCAAACTAGCGCTGGCATGTGGGCTCTTTGTGGGCTTTGTTACAACCCTGGTCAGTTTATCGGAGTATTTGTACTGGTATGCCGGTATGGCTTGCTACAGCTTATCCAGCGTCCTTCTGCTATTCTTATTATCCGTTTTAATTGCCCATCAGCGACGTGGTTTTGGCTGGCAACCGGGTTATCTGCTCCTCGAAAGTCTACTGATCATCTGTATTATTGGATCGAGTGAAACAAGCATGGTAATGGCGATGTCCGTACTGGGCATGATTGCTCTGGGCGATTTAGTCCTGCGCCGTCGGTTGTCGATCCCAACCCTGATCCTATTGGCGGTGGGTGTTTTAAGCTGTTATTACCTGATCTCAGCACCGGGAAATGCCGTTCGTATGGGTTCGAATCCTAACAGCCGGGATATTCCTCTGACACTACTATCGTCGCTCAAGTTTGCGGTTGGATACATTGCACGCCAGATTTTTCTGACGCCTTTACTACCGCTGTCGCTGTTGTATTTTCCTATTGCGAGCCAGCTGACAGCGAATCGCCCCTTACCAACTTATCTCCGGATTCACCCGCTATTGGCTTTATTACATGGTTTATTAACCGTATTAGCGCTAATCTCACTTCATTTCTATGCAGTCGGAATTGCGCCCGCTTATCGGCTGGTGAATCTGATCAATCTGGTTTTCTGGCTTAGCTGGGGCTACAACCTGACAATTTGGGTCGCGATTCTACAGGATCGGATACAACCTGTTACATGGCAGCGCTTTTCGCGTCTTATTGTGGTCGTGTCGCTCGGCTGGATAGTCCTGGCAACGGGATTTGGACCGGTGTTACCAATGGCTTATGGAGACTGGCTGAGTGGTCGCGCTGCCCGTTACAATCAGGCAATGCAGGAGCGATACAACCAAATGACTCAATCGACCGACGACACCGCTTTGGTCACTCCCTTACCAGTTTATCCAGCATCCATGTTTATGGAAGATGTCAAAGAAGACCCTAAACACCTCTGGAATCGCTGCTGGGCCGATTATTACCACAAAAAAACGATTGTGCTCAAAGAAGAACCTATATCCTCCACACATTAA
- a CDS encoding glycosyltransferase, whose translation MSSICIIIPCYNEAHRLPVDVFLSYVHQISTVHFCFVDDGSTDLTGFLLETMLRQYTDRIDTQRLAKNEGKARAVQSGMLLNMSKPFDYLGFFDADLATPLTAIHDLTEALDTNPSLDMVMGSRIKHLGTDIQRDPYRHYAGRIIATVISNILKLPVYDS comes from the coding sequence ATGTCATCAATTTGTATCATTATCCCATGTTACAACGAAGCCCATCGACTCCCAGTAGACGTTTTTCTGTCGTACGTCCATCAGATTTCAACGGTACATTTTTGCTTTGTCGATGATGGCAGTACCGACCTGACCGGATTTTTGCTGGAAACGATGCTAAGGCAATACACCGATCGGATTGACACCCAGAGGCTGGCTAAAAATGAGGGCAAAGCCAGGGCCGTTCAGTCAGGCATGTTGCTGAATATGTCGAAACCTTTTGATTACCTTGGTTTCTTCGATGCAGATTTAGCGACTCCCCTTACGGCGATCCACGATTTAACTGAGGCTCTCGATACCAATCCATCGCTTGACATGGTTATGGGATCGCGGATCAAACACCTTGGAACCGATATCCAGCGCGATCCATACAGGCATTATGCAGGACGTATTATAGCAACAGTGATCAGTAACATCCTTAAACTTCCCGTTTATGACTCCTAA
- a CDS encoding GMC oxidoreductase: MANLNIDARAQNTYDAIVIGSGISGGWAAKELTGKGLRTLVLERGRDVRHVTDYPTTMMQPWEFDHRGQLTKEVKDANPIISKCYAFYEGTQQFFVKDAEHPYIQEKPFDWIRGYQVGGKSLMWARQTQRWSDFDFDGPARDGFSVDWPIRYADLAPWYSYVERFAGITGNKDGLDTLPDGEFLPPHEWNCVEKHFQQQVASRYKDRHVIMGRAAHITKPQPVHLQQGRAQCQHRTICERGCPFGGYFSSNSSTIPWAAKTGKMTLRPDSVVHSIIYDEQKGRATGVRIVDANTKQMQEYYARIIFLNAAALNSNLVLLNSTSHRFPNGLGNDSGVLGKYVAFHNYRAGISAQYDGNLDSTTDGRRPNSPYIPRFRNVYKQETDFLRGYAAGFSAGRTSRANQNGIGADLKQNLLNPELGGWYVGSHMMGETIPKETNYVALDSAQKDPFGIPQLKISIAYDDNDDKMVKDYQEQMTEMFTAAGFTNIRVRDDHRNPGLDIHEMGGARMGKDPKTSVLNKWNQLHTVKNVFVTDGSCMTSTSTQNPSLTYMAMTARSADYAVKAMKKGLV, from the coding sequence ATGGCAAACCTGAATATTGACGCCAGGGCGCAAAATACCTACGACGCGATCGTAATCGGATCGGGTATTAGTGGTGGCTGGGCAGCTAAAGAATTAACGGGCAAAGGCCTTCGTACCCTTGTTCTGGAGCGGGGCCGCGACGTTCGGCACGTTACTGATTACCCCACAACGATGATGCAGCCCTGGGAGTTTGATCACCGGGGACAGCTGACCAAAGAGGTTAAGGATGCCAATCCGATCATCAGCAAATGCTACGCGTTTTATGAAGGGACACAACAATTTTTTGTGAAAGATGCTGAGCATCCCTACATACAGGAAAAACCATTCGATTGGATTCGGGGCTATCAGGTTGGCGGTAAATCGCTGATGTGGGCGCGACAAACGCAGCGCTGGAGCGATTTCGATTTTGACGGTCCTGCTCGTGATGGTTTTTCTGTCGATTGGCCAATTCGGTATGCTGATCTGGCTCCGTGGTATAGCTACGTTGAGCGATTTGCTGGGATTACCGGCAATAAAGACGGCCTGGATACGCTCCCAGACGGTGAGTTTTTGCCCCCTCACGAATGGAATTGTGTAGAGAAACATTTTCAACAGCAGGTGGCCAGCCGTTACAAAGACCGGCATGTTATAATGGGCCGAGCGGCTCACATTACCAAGCCACAACCAGTTCATCTTCAGCAGGGTCGGGCACAATGCCAACACCGCACCATTTGCGAGCGGGGTTGCCCATTTGGTGGTTATTTTAGTAGTAATTCATCAACCATACCCTGGGCTGCCAAAACCGGTAAAATGACGCTGCGCCCTGATTCGGTCGTGCATTCAATTATCTATGATGAGCAGAAGGGCCGCGCAACGGGCGTTCGGATCGTTGATGCCAATACGAAACAGATGCAGGAGTATTATGCCCGGATTATTTTCCTGAATGCGGCTGCATTAAACTCAAATCTAGTGTTGCTGAATTCTACATCGCACCGTTTTCCGAACGGATTGGGGAACGATAGCGGAGTACTTGGTAAATACGTGGCGTTCCATAATTACCGGGCAGGCATTTCGGCGCAGTACGATGGAAATCTCGATTCGACAACCGACGGTCGGCGGCCGAATAGTCCTTACATTCCCCGTTTCCGGAACGTTTATAAGCAGGAGACCGACTTTTTACGGGGCTATGCGGCTGGGTTCTCGGCTGGCCGTACTTCCCGGGCGAATCAGAATGGAATTGGTGCTGATCTGAAGCAAAATCTGCTGAATCCTGAATTGGGTGGCTGGTATGTTGGCTCGCACATGATGGGCGAAACCATTCCGAAAGAAACGAATTATGTCGCCCTCGATTCTGCCCAGAAAGATCCATTCGGCATTCCACAGCTGAAAATCTCGATTGCCTATGACGATAACGACGACAAGATGGTGAAAGACTATCAGGAGCAAATGACCGAGATGTTTACGGCTGCTGGTTTTACCAACATTCGTGTCCGTGATGATCACCGGAATCCGGGTCTGGATATTCACGAAATGGGTGGCGCCCGCATGGGGAAAGATCCTAAAACGTCAGTGCTCAATAAATGGAATCAACTCCACACCGTCAAGAACGTTTTTGTGACCGACGGTTCCTGCATGACATCGACATCGACCCAGAACCCGTCGCTAACCTACATGGCGATGACAGCCCGCTCGGCCGATTACGCAGTGAAAGCGATGAAGAAAGGATTAGTCTAG
- a CDS encoding LptF/LptG family permease yields MKLLDWYILKRFLQTYLFVVMVIVLIVVMIDYTEKVDNFHKTKAPGSEILLNYYLNFIPYWANYISPLMVFIATVFLTSRLAARTEIIAILSSGVSFIRLLFPYVLGASVLAVLTYFMVNYVIPKANKTRIAFEIKYINDAFTYSHRNVHIKIAPNTYAYLESYNNLSNTGYKFTLERVEGNELKQKLTADHIEWDAKKKKWGVYDYKIRTINGLQETLTPGTRLDTTLNLKPDDFSSDFNLYETLTRPQLNSQIDLLTSRGSDGVETYLLEKYSRDTRPFAIIILTVIGVIMSARKSRRGVGWQVALGFFLAFTYLLFFMLAKGIAESGNLNPIVAVWLPNAIFTLIGVFLYNTIPR; encoded by the coding sequence ATGAAACTATTAGACTGGTATATTTTAAAACGTTTCCTGCAAACCTATCTCTTCGTGGTCATGGTCATCGTGCTGATCGTTGTCATGATCGATTACACCGAAAAAGTGGATAATTTCCACAAAACCAAGGCACCCGGCAGCGAAATACTCCTGAATTATTACCTCAATTTTATTCCTTACTGGGCCAATTACATCAGCCCGCTAATGGTCTTTATTGCCACCGTATTTCTGACCTCACGACTGGCCGCCCGAACGGAAATAATCGCCATTCTGAGTAGTGGGGTTAGCTTTATCCGCCTGCTTTTCCCGTACGTTCTCGGCGCATCGGTGCTGGCCGTACTGACCTACTTTATGGTCAATTATGTGATTCCCAAAGCGAATAAAACGCGAATTGCCTTCGAAATAAAATACATTAACGACGCCTTTACGTACTCCCACCGGAATGTCCACATCAAGATTGCTCCCAATACCTATGCGTACCTGGAAAGCTACAACAACCTGAGTAACACGGGCTATAAGTTTACACTTGAGCGGGTTGAAGGGAATGAGTTAAAGCAAAAACTTACGGCCGACCACATCGAATGGGATGCTAAGAAGAAGAAATGGGGCGTCTATGATTACAAGATCCGGACAATCAATGGCTTACAGGAAACACTCACGCCCGGCACCCGACTCGACACAACCCTCAATCTGAAACCCGACGATTTCAGCTCGGATTTCAACCTGTATGAGACGCTTACCCGACCGCAGTTAAATAGTCAGATCGACCTGCTGACAAGCCGGGGTTCTGATGGAGTAGAAACATATCTGCTCGAAAAATACAGCCGGGATACCCGTCCTTTTGCGATAATCATTCTAACAGTCATAGGCGTTATCATGTCGGCTCGTAAAAGCCGCCGGGGGGTTGGCTGGCAGGTGGCATTGGGGTTCTTTCTGGCCTTCACCTATCTGCTCTTTTTCATGCTGGCCAAAGGCATTGCCGAGTCAGGCAACCTGAACCCAATTGTGGCAGTCTGGCTACCAAATGCTATTTTTACGCTCATCGGTGTTTTTCTGTACAATACGATACCGAGGTAA
- a CDS encoding glycosyltransferase, producing MDNTTNSLPDRINVVIPLFNDWLAVGLLLERIRSVVDAPLQNRLAFLIVDDCSAINYDTLPSGIGKSLSILRLYRNVGHQKAIALGLAYLADQTDQYPTIVMDSDGEDRPEDIVQLVQRGIEKPGHVVFAHRAKRHESLTFRVFYTVYKSVFRLLTGKVITFGNFSLIPATQLRKLAHVSEIWNNYPGGVIRSRLPYTAVPLERGRRLAGESKMNFVSLVLHGLSAVSVLIDTTAVRLALFCVMMVVASIFGISVLLYLKFFTSTSIPGWTSYLTFSFLIVILQAFLISLLLVFIVLSYRIQPQFIPARQFNDFVERVERVY from the coding sequence TTGGACAATACAACCAATTCACTGCCGGACCGGATCAATGTTGTCATTCCTCTTTTCAATGACTGGCTGGCAGTAGGACTACTTCTCGAACGCATTCGGTCGGTTGTAGACGCACCGCTACAAAACCGGCTAGCCTTTTTAATTGTAGACGATTGCTCGGCCATAAATTACGATACCCTGCCCTCGGGCATCGGAAAATCGCTATCGATTCTTAGGCTCTATCGGAACGTTGGCCATCAGAAGGCCATTGCCCTCGGTCTGGCCTATCTGGCCGATCAAACCGACCAGTACCCGACTATCGTTATGGATTCCGACGGCGAAGACCGGCCTGAAGATATCGTTCAGCTCGTACAGCGTGGTATCGAAAAACCAGGGCATGTCGTTTTTGCACATCGTGCCAAACGCCATGAAAGCCTTACTTTCCGGGTCTTTTATACCGTCTACAAATCCGTTTTTCGCCTACTCACGGGGAAGGTCATTACCTTTGGTAATTTCAGCCTGATTCCGGCTACCCAACTTCGGAAACTCGCTCATGTTTCCGAAATATGGAATAACTATCCCGGTGGGGTTATCCGATCACGACTACCTTATACGGCCGTACCGCTCGAACGGGGACGTCGGCTGGCAGGTGAATCAAAAATGAATTTTGTGTCGTTGGTACTGCATGGCCTAAGCGCCGTTTCGGTACTCATCGACACAACAGCCGTACGACTGGCTCTGTTCTGTGTCATGATGGTTGTCGCTTCCATCTTTGGCATCAGTGTTTTATTGTATCTGAAATTTTTCACCAGTACATCGATACCGGGCTGGACAAGTTATTTGACATTCTCTTTTCTGATTGTCATTTTACAGGCCTTTCTGATTTCACTGTTGCTGGTATTCATTGTTCTTTCTTACCGGATTCAGCCACAGTTTATTCCTGCCAGACAGTTCAATGATTTTGTCGAACGGGTTGAGCGCGTGTATTAA